In Oryza sativa Japonica Group chromosome 8, ASM3414082v1, the sequence TCACCTGATCTTGATCATGATAAGGTGAATTCGTTTCGAGCTAATGTTAATTTAGATAAGAACATGTTACTGTCTAATAAAAATACATGCTTTTATATTAACAGGATTAACGATGTTACTGTTGCTGCTGATCATGGAATAGAAGAAAATATGACATACGAAGCAACAGCTCCAGTTACCAGCGTGTGATTCCAAGAAGATGGAGTACTGTTCCTGAGGGTCCACCTACTTAACTAATCAAGTCAACCAAGCTGGTCATGTGTGCATGCACGATTAGGAAATAATTAGAGTCTAACCAAAGCTTCCTGTGAACTTGAGTCTTGAgagattaatttattatagttCTTGCTAATTCTTCGGAGTTGCTTGGATTGACTGTCCTTGTCAATCAGTTTGTGCAATCGCCTTCGTGATTGTGTGGATTAGATTTGTGAAGGTTGTGGTGTGATTGCCGTCGTTGAGGTCTTGTAGATGGGTACAAGGTTGCTGCGAGGATTGATCTGTAGGACCGAGGACCGAACAGTAAGAACTAAGCTAACCAGATATGAGTGAATagttggtgaaaaaaaaaattttagcgAAAATAAAAATTACCCTCAATTTTAACAGATCATGGTCTGACCGAAGGAtgtgctggtctgaccgcctggaagCTATCAGTCTGATTGAGATTGATTCTCCGGTCAGACCACCAAGATCTGAAGCTGCCACTTGAAGCCGCCGTCGGTCTAACCGCTGCGATGCCACCGGTTTGGCCGCCGGTGATCCGCCAGTTAGACCACCGAACCCGtacaaacacaaatcgaagaactcttaatgTAGATGttaactttattacttctatcTATGTTTATAAAGTGTAACAACAACACTCCTcacgaaaatctcgactaaactcgaaaccttAACTATTCTCTCAACTCAATGTTCTTTAAAGCAATACCGGGAGGcctcaccctccctctctatttatacatgaggtaggcagcctaaagccacgaaccaaactcatataagaagtcctaatccacctaAGAAACCTTCCCGTGCAAGAAaccaactttacaaactccaattgtaccaaatttggactccttccaaattcgactctgcatcccatacgcacacaatatctcAATCGTATGCTATATAGAAtattcaccaaccacgtgcattgatctttagcctaagTATCCTGTATGATATCTGACTGTCCAGATGTCACCTTATCTCCAagttgactcccgatccatcaccgacAATACTATCTCAAGACATCAAGTcgcctacacatgaatcaaacaaagaaaccatattccgagaccaaactatctccaacttgactcattgttagcaaacaatagtattacatacgcataaaatccatctagaagccataaacatgAAACATTCATGGATATCCAatcaaacaacccgaaaccgaaaccgacacagagtcggccggtcagaccgcgggctggccggtggCAACCCATGCCCGATCTGACCGGACCAAATCTCCAGCGGTACCTGTTTAACACCtgcaaatccaatcatctccaaaaccacttcaccaataatctccaaatatcgaAGCCAATAATctcagatgccaattgttcatcacataataagaatcaaacacactttgattttacatgaTCTGTAGCTACTTTCGAGTTATCGTTCGTCGTCACCACAAGATCGTGCCACCCCTTGATATCTTCTAAAATGGCAATATTACGCTAGCAGATACATCAAATGGTTATGCATTGGGATAATAGATAGAGTTCAATTATTAATAGAAATGGGACGGCGGGACACAAAAATGAGTTAACCTGTCATACATTATACAAATGATCCAtaacacgaataaaaaaatttctacatctgttttttaatatatgatgtgtTGATATTTTGCATCATGTttaatcatttatcttattaaaaaaatataagtaaatatattttgttttgtcGTGGCATGATTTATCACTAAATGAACTTtaattttttcttataattttaagATGTGcacaaaatttataaataagatgaatattCAAAAGTTATAAcgatattatatattaaataaaATGAGAGAGTACCTATAGTTGATCTGTAACGGTTGTATAAGTTCATTTAACACAGTTAATTACTTGTGATGGGTCATACTCCTATCTAATAGGACGTTCCTCTAACCAATGAGAACACGAACTTGTGAGTTTTGCTTAGTGGGTCTCTGATCTTTTCTCGTAACTGCGGCGTGGTAGTGGAATAAGAGCCAGAGGAAAATCAGACATATGCTAGTCTTCTTTTGCTCTTAGTTTTAGCTTTATTCAGAACGTGGGAGATTAATTTGTCCGattccaaaaataaaaagatcgAATTCGATTTGTACATCGTGTAAAGTATATAGAGGCTCCATTGAACTCATCCACTATGTCTAATATTTCATGGTTATATTAACCTGTAATGCATCCTTGCTATATTAATTAACCTTGCATATAAGTGtgatagctagctagtactgcATGGAAAGAAAATGCAGAAGCAGAGACTTTTTTGCGACGCAGCAACTGAATTGCgtcttttctgattttttttaactcaaTAACACTGAACGGATGAGTACATTAACAAGAAGTTTTTACATATACGGTGTAGTGAGCAACGGCTTATTACATCAGCCGCTGGACTCAATGCATCTACATATATCTTAATAGTAAACACATTCTGCTAATATGTCAAATATATATGGACAACAAATTTAACACAACCAAAGCATAGCGTACTATTACTGTAGCAGTACATACTAGACATGagtctttttgtttttttttttttgctaggaCGACACATGCATGAGGACTATTAATATAACGATGGATGCAAGccaacacacacgcacacacatgtatatataaattTGAAGGGAGTTGAGTTTGGACACCTAATAAAGGATGTATGTCTACGCTTTATGCATGCCATATAAATAGTGACAAAAAGATTCTAAATGTttttaacaaaacaaaatatgatGAAACCATATCTAAAATTCAACCTATAAATGGATGATGGCATATTATGCATAAGTATAAAAAAACACAGGTGTGTAGTCTGTGCACGACTTCACAGCTGGTATGATTTTTTATTTCTCCATAAAAATGTAGGTTGAATTATATTTAGCCCCCCTATATATAGGTTTGTGGAGTGTATATATCGTGATATGATATATTAcctctatattttaatgtatgacaccgttgactttttgtccaatgtttgactattcgtcttatttaaaaagtttatgtaattatcatttattctattgtgacttgattaatcatcaaatgttctttaagcttgacataaatattttcatattttcataaaaattttaaataaaacgaatggtcaaacgttgttcaaaaagtcaacggcgtcatacattaaaatatagaggGAGTACCATATTCCATGTTGTTAGTTATTTATAAACTCTTGTGAACTATTTAGATGGCATGAATAAAACGAGGATATACGGCCTTAAGGTGTGACCAAAACGATCTGACGGATGGGGCTACTGCATCGCCATGGAGACGATGGCGTTCACTCCTTCTGTGAGTATCGGTGTCGGGTCCCCGATGAGCAGCCTGAAGACGATGCGCACCATGATCACAAGCGTTTTGCATACGCGCCTCTCTAGCCTAACGTTCCGGCCAGCACGCTCTTGTAGGCGGACCATCATCctcacctcgtcgtcgtcgccggcgtcctggATCTCCTTGATGCACTTGACGTGCAGGTACATGCGTTGGTCAGGGTTGTTTTCGGAGCGGTAGAACCATGGGCGGTAGAACCCCTCCATCGCCTTGCAGCTGGTGCACCGGTGAGACACCTCCGTCCGGAGATCGAAGATGGTGCCCCCCCGCAGCGTGATGGACCTCGGCATCTTGGCGCAACCTGGGTGCAGGTCCACGCCACTCGTGGAGCTGTGGTAGTGGAACCCTCGCACCGCGTCGTAGCAGGCGTCGCAGcggacggcgtcgccgccggtgggggCGACGAGCCGGAGCTCCATGATACCCTCCACCAGCGGGTGCTGCAGCGTGGGTGTCGCGAGGGCGCAGTACGTGTGGAGGACGTGGTCGCCGGAGGTGTACCTTGGGCCTTTGCCGGTTTCCATGCAGCCGGTGCACTGGAAGGCCatcgcgtcggcgtcgccgtgaAGCGTCAGCATGCACCCCGGGCGGGCAGGGTGCCTGACCTCAAGAGACATCACGGCTTACGCTCGTTTACTTGTTCCTGAGAGCTCCTGGTACAAAAACATGCATACATATAGCtcatttcacaaaactacatatactttatcaaattatcacaaaattatatatttaagttGATATATCACAACACTACAGATCTAACAATAAATTTATTAGGTTTAAGATTAAGTAtcacaaattacagatttaataataaaattatcaccaAATTATAGATTTTCGGGTTTAAATCCTTAGCACTAATGTTATGTTTAAGTTACATCTATCcaagttttgtgattaaattgataTTAGACCTGTAGTTTTGCGTTCACTTTgttattaaatttgtagttttacgatactctaccttaaatctatagttcgGTGATAAATTTATTagtgttaaatatgtagttttgttgtacattaaattaaatatgtagttttgtaataatttgaCCGAACTTtctatagttttgtaaaatttactcttttttttctttggataaTTATGATGGCTCATATCACATGAATGAGATAAATATTAAGTAATACTCCCCCATatgtcaaaataattttatttttttcacacatcatacacataccaatacaaataCCCTGTTTAGATCTCaacccaaaatttttcacccagtcacatcgaacgtttgaacacctacataaagtattaaatataggctaaaagataactaattgcacagattgcgactaatttgcaagacgaatcttttaagcctagttgctccatgatttgacaatgtggtgctacagtaagcatttgctaatgatgaattaataaggcttaataaattcgtctcgcagtttactgacggattttgtaattatttttttattagtgcccaaacaccccatgcgacaccctatataatacccgatgtgacacgtcaaaactttatacccttggatctaaacacccccaaaGTAGAAAAGATATCCCATTTTGTCAAATCCCAATGTAATTATTCCCCACT encodes:
- the LOC107275380 gene encoding uncharacterized protein, encoding MSLEVRHPARPGCMLTLHGDADAMAFQCTGCMETGKGPRYTSGDHVLHTYCALATPTLQHPLVEGIMELRLVAPTGGDAVRCDACYDAVRGFHYHSSTSGVDLHPGCAKMPRSITLRGGTIFDLRTEVSHRCTSCKAMEGFYRPWFYRSENNPDQRMYLHVKCIKEIQDAGDDDEVRMMVRLQERAGRNVRLERRVCKTLVIMVRIVFRLLIGDPTPILTEGVNAIVSMAMQ